In Musa acuminata AAA Group cultivar baxijiao chromosome BXJ2-10, Cavendish_Baxijiao_AAA, whole genome shotgun sequence, a genomic segment contains:
- the LOC135624595 gene encoding U-box domain-containing protein 27-like, giving the protein MMRRKQERLEQGLQVKVPSPFRCPISLDVMRSPVSLCTGVTYDRASIQRWLESGNTTCPATMLPLPSTDLVPNLTLQRLIHVWSSSAASAAASPTPLVSRRIAGGIIRELRSASSSTSDDDLVPQLRKLADFFSADNVDDTDKNDLVNAGGCASVLVSLLLGRDFKLESLVEVARILALILTSDFVEESNKKIAVSHLCTDLDRSVSALIRVLRDGNGLESRIDAAIVLDAIIAASDAGTKVLIAEEVLIRELVRLIEPSDEKGAAMDRRAVEAGLGCLARISTAKRARPRVVRAGVVPALARVLMANSAVAPAATAEKALRVMEAAAGCAEGRAAICEDGAAAATAVVARMVKAGREGAESAVAVLWSVCQAFRDRRAVEAVAAAEGGATKMLLLMQSGCSPAARQMAADLLKIYRVNSKSRLAGYDTKTTHITPF; this is encoded by the coding sequence ATGATGAGGAGGAAGCAAGAGAGACTGGAGCAGGGATTGCAGGTGAAGGTACCGAGCCCGTTCCGGTGTCCCATATCGCTGGACGTGATGCGGTCACCCGTAAGCCTGTGTACCGGCGTAACTTACGACCGCGCCTCCATCCAACGGTGGCTTGAATCCGGAAACACCACGTGTCCGGCCACAATGCTCCCTCTCCCTTCCACCGACCTCGTCCCCAATCTCACCCTGCAACGCCTCATCCACGTCTGGTCCTCCTCCGCTGCCTCCGCCGCTGCTTCCCCCACCCCTCTCGTTTCCCGCCGCATCGCCGGAGGCATCATTCGCGAGCTCCGCTCCGCCTCTTCCTCCACCAGTGACGACGATCTCGTGCCCCAGCTCCGCAAGCTCGCCGACTTCTTCTCCGCTGACAACGTCGACGATACCGACAAGAACGACCTCGTCAATGCGGGCGGCTGCGCCTCCGTTCTCGTGTCTCTTCTCCTCGGAAGAGATTTCAAGTTGGAGAGCTTGGTGGAGGTGGCTAGGATTCTCGCCTTGATCCTGACCTCCGATTTCGTCGAAGAGAGCAACAAGAAGATCGCGGTCTCCCATCTTTGCACCGATCTCGATCGATCGGTTTCAGCTTTGATTCGAGTTTTGAGGGATGGCAACGGCTTGGAGTCGCGAATTGACGCGGCGATTGTTCTTGACGCGATCATCGCCGCGTCTGATGCGGGAACGAAGGTCCTGATCGCCGAGGAGGTACTTATCAGAGAGCTGGTCCGGCTGATCGAGCCATCCGATGAGAAGGGAGCTGCGATGGATCGCCGGGCAGTCGAGGCGGGCCTGGGATGCCTGGCAAGGATCTCGACGGCGAAGCGGGCCCGCCCGCGGGTGGTCCGCGCGGGGGTGGTCCCAGCGCTGGCGCGGGTGCTGATGGCAAACTCAGCGGTCGCGCCGGCTGCCACGGCGGAGAAGGCGCTGCGGGTGATGGAGGCGGCCGCGGGGTGCGCGGAGGGCCGGGCGGCGATCTGCGAGGACGGGGCGGCGGCGGCCACCGCGGTGGTGGCGAGGATGGTGAAGGCCGGGAGGGAGGGGGCGGAGTCGGCGGTGGCGGTGCTGTGGAGCGTGTGCCAAGCGTTCCGGGACCGGCGGGCGGTGGAGGCGGTGGCCGCGGCGGAGGGAGGGGCGACGAAGATGCTGCTGCTGATGCAGAGCGGGTGCTCCCCGGCGGCGAGGCAGATGGCGGCCGACCTGCTCAAGATCTACCGCGTGAACTCCAAGAGCCGCCTCGCGGGGTACGATACCAAGACGACCCACATCACCCCCTTCTGA
- the LOC135624597 gene encoding serine decarboxylase 1-like has protein sequence MVGSMGNSFMDSREEEEEKTELLWPEELELANGKASESNGAGEDRAIVLGRNMHTVSFAIKEPESDDELTGEREGYMASVLAKYRKSLVERTKHHLGYPYNLDLDYGALSQLQHFSINNLGDPFIESNYGVHSRQFEVGVLDWFARLWELEKHEYWGYITNCGTEGNLHGILVGRESFPDGILYASRESHYSVFKAARMYRMQCVKVDTLTSGEIDCMDFRAKLLDHKDKPAILNVNIGTTVKGAVDDLDVLIQTLEESGFKDRFYIHCDGALFGLMLPFVTRAPKVTFTKPIGSVSVSGHKFVGCPMPCGVQITRLKHINALASNVEYLASRDATIMGSRNGHAPLFLWYTLNRKGYRGFRKEVQKCLRNAHYLRDRLMAAGVGAMLNPLSSTVVFERPKDEGFVRRWQLACEGNIAHVVVMPSVTIEKLDDFLDELVAGRSAWYRDRSRPSHCIAAEIGQENCLCSMHKK, from the exons ATGGTGGGAAGCATGGGCAACAGTTTCATGGACtcgcgggaggaggaggaggagaagacggAGCTGCTGTGGCCGGAGGAGCTCGAGCTCGCCAATGGCAAGGCGTCGGAGTCGAACGGGGCCGGCGAGGACAGGGCGATCGTTCTGGGGAGGAACATGCACACGGTGTCCTTCGCCATCAAGGAACCGGAGTCGGACGACGAGCTCACCGGGGAGCGAGAAGGCTACATGGCCAGCGTGCTCGCCAAGTACCGCAAATCCCTCGTCGAAAGGACCAAGCATCACTTGG GCTACCCATACAATCTGGACTTGGACTACGGGGCACTGAGCCAGCTACAGCACTTCTCCATCAACAACCTCGGCGATCCCTTCATCGAGAGCAACTACGGCGTGCATTCCAGGCAGTTCGAAGTGGGCGTGTTGGACTGGTTCGCTCGCCTCTGGGAGCTGGAGAAGCACGAATACTGGGGCTACATCACCAACTGCGGCACCGAAGGAAACCTTCACGGCATTCTTGTGGG GAGGGAGAGTTTTCCGGATGGGATTCTCTACGCGTCGAGGGAGTCTCACTACTCGGTGTTCAAAGCAGCAAGGATGTACAGGATGCAGTGCGTGAAGGTGGACACTCTGACATCCGGCGAGATCGACTGCATGGACTTTCGAGCGAAGCTGCTGGATCACAAGGACAAACCGGCCATCTTAAATGTCAACATCG GAACGACTGTGAAGGGAGCAGTCGATGATCTCGATGTGCTCATACAGACTCTCGAGGAGAGTGGGTTTAAGGACAGATTCTACATTCATTGTGATGGTGCTCTGTTTGGGCTCATGTTGCCCTTCGTCACGCGT GCACCCAAGGTGACGTTTACGAAGCCGATAGGGAGCGTGAGCGTGTCGGGTCACAAGTTCGTGGGATGCCCCATGCCCTGCGGCGTCCAGATAACGAGGTTGAAGCACATCAATGCCCTGGCGAGCAACGTCGAATACCTGGCGTCCAGGGACGCCACCATCATGGGCAGCCGCAATGGCCACGCCCCGCTCTTCCTCTGGTACACCCTCAACCGGAAAGGGTACCGGGGATTCCGGAAGGAGGTCCAGAAGTGCCTGCGCAACGCGCATTACCTGAGGGACCGGCTCATGGCGGCGGGGGTGGGCGCCATGCTCAACCCGCTCAGCAGCACCGTGGTGTTCGAGCGACCCAAGGACGAAGGGTTCGTCCGCCGCTGGCAGCTCGCCTGCGAGGGCAACATCGCCCACGTGGTCGTGATGCCCAGCGTCACCATCGAGAAGCTCGACGACTTCTTGGACGAGCTGGTCGCCGGGAGATCCGCCTGGTACCGAGACAGGAGCCGCCCCTCTCATTGTATCGCTGCAGAGATCGGGCAGGAGAACTGTCTCTGCAGTATGCATAAGAAGTAA
- the LOC104000305 gene encoding transcription factor VIP1: protein MEGTPTTAAHRFGQIPPQPPPNPRGGTVAGAHRRALSETFLHLPDDLLFDADPDCGISDIDFPSLSDDNVSGGGDIGGCPAPLAVAPSGRPVPGTHLRSLSVDNALFEGMGFQAGAAAGGGGGGAQERRGHHRRSGSMDGSISPFEGESAPPLSDYAKKAMTADKLAELSLLDPRRAKRILANRQSAARSKERKVRYTSELERKVQTLQTEATTLSAQLTLLQRDTTDLTAENRELKLRLQAMEQQAQLRDALNEALREEVQRLKIATGQLPNTNGNRFNGGIQQSVPNDYSQPQQLRPPSGRQVQHLHPSQMSSNGQSLNVHSPGDPMDFM from the exons ATGGAGGGCACGCCGACGACCGCCGCACATCGGTTCGGACAGATCCCGCCGCAGCCGCCGCCGAATCCACGCGGGGGCACCGTTGCCGGAGCCCACCGGCGGGCTCTCTCCGAGACATTCCTCCACCTTCCCGACGACCTCCTCTTCGACGCAGATCCCGACTGCGGCATCTCCGACATCGACTTCCCCTCGCTGTCCGACGACAACGTCTCCGGCGGTGGCGACATAGGAGGATGCCCGGCGCCCCTCGCGGTGGCCCCGTCCGGGAGGCCCGTCCCGGGGACCCACCTTAGGAGCCTGTCGGTGGACAACGCGCTCTTCGAGGGGATGGGGTTCCAGGCCGGAGCGGCagccggcggcggcggtggaggagcgCAGGAAAGGAGAGGACACCACAGGCGGAGCGGATCGATGGACGGGTCCATCTCGCCGTTTGAGGGGGAGTCGGCGCCGCCGCTGTCAGACTACGCGAAGAAGGCCATGACGGCTGATAAGCTCGCGGAGCTGTCGCTGCTCGATCCCAGAAGAGCAAAAAG GATTCTTGCGAACAGGCAATCCGCTGCACGATCGAAGGAAAGGAAGGTCCGTTACACCAGTGAACTTGAACGGAAGGTGCAAACACTTCAGACTGAAGCAACCACTCTTTCTGCACAGCTCACGCTTTTACAG AGAGATACTACTGATTTGACTGCTGAGAACAGGGAACTCAAGTTGCGCTTGCAGGCCATGGAGCAACAAGCTCAACTTCGTGATG CTTTGAACGAGGCTTTGAGGGAAGAAGTGCAACGGCTTAAAATAGCAACTGGTCAGCTTCCAAATACGAATGGAAATCGTTTTAACGGAGGGATTCAGCAATCTGTACCAAACGACTACTCTCAGCCACAGCAGTTGCGTCCCCCAAGTGGGCGTCAAGTTCAGCATCTGCATCCATctcaaatgtcttccaatggccAGTCACTTAATGTCCATTCCCCAGGTGATCCCATGGACTTCATGTGA
- the LOC135625869 gene encoding histone H3.2, producing the protein MARTKQTARKSTGGKAPRKQLATKAARKSAPATGGVKKPHRFRPGTVALREIRKYQKSTELLIRKLPFQRLVREIAQDFKTDLRFQSSAVAALQEAAEAYLVGLFEDTNLCAIHAKRVTIMPKDIQLARRIRGERA; encoded by the coding sequence ATGGCGCGTACGAAGCAGACGGCCCGGAAGTCCACCGGCGGGAAGGCCCCGCGGAAGCAGCTGGCGACGAAGGCGGCGCGGAAGTCGGCCCCGGCGACTGGCGGCGTGAAGAAGCCACATCGCTTCCGCCCCGGGACGGTCGCTCTGCGGGAGATCCGAAAGTACCAGAAGAGCACGGAGCTACTCATCCGGAAGCTGCCATTCCAGCGTCTGGTCCGTGAGATCGCCCAGGACTTCAAGACCGACCTGCGCTTCCAGAGCTCTGCGGTGGCGGCGCTGCAGGAGGCCGCCGAGGCATATCTCGTGGGTCTCTTCGAGGATACCAATCTCTGCGCCATCCACGCCAAGCGGGTGACTATCATGCCCAAGGATATCCAGCTCGCCCGCCGCATCCGGGGCGAACGGGCCTGA
- the LOC135624598 gene encoding uncharacterized protein LOC135624598 — protein MGTFVPEGHQMEGNYPAGSMMPGASYGVLGLQGNMHMRQGSMIQAPMLDAFPMSDNQLQESDYQAGVSVMGYNKGKVGKTSMSDDDEPSFTKDGTDGQIDAGKGEKGSSWQRMKWTDAMVRLLITAVSYIGEDVASECGGRRKYAILQKKGKWKAISKVMAERGCYVSPQQCEDKFNDLNKRYKRLTDILGRGTSCKVVENPALLEHMNISEKLKEDARKILSSKHLFYEEMCSYHNCNRLNLPEDPALQRSLQLALRIRDEHDTKRSSHEDVDEDDQSADSDDEEGDAEEHNAVHGFPKRMKLGVYHEELAFSNCSGSRDCNRSLHPQGLTVDMNQVFSEGSKSAMIPQQWVSSYPIQLEEKRLHIQAQMLELERQRYKWQRFSKKKDRELNIMRMENERMELENKRLSLELQKKELELNLTLKKTQ, from the coding sequence ATGGGAACTTTTGTTCCTGAAGGACACCAGATGGAGGGAAATTACCCGGCTGGGAGCATGATGCCAGGAGCTTCTTATGGTGTGCTAGGTTTGCAAGGGAACATGCACATGCGTCAAGGCTCGATGATCCAAGCGCCAATGCTTGATGCTTTCCCTATGTCAGACAACCAGTTGCAGGAATCTGACTATCAAGCAGGGGTTTCAGTGATGGGCTATAACAAAGGCAAGGTTGGTAAGACCTCCATGAGTGATGATGATGAGCCGAGCTTCACCAAGGATGGAACTGATGGTCAAATCGATGCAGGCAAAGGAGAGAAAGGCTCCTCGTGGCAGCGGATGAAGTGGACCGATGCAATGGTCAGGCTTTTGATAACCGCGGTTTCTTACATAGGGGAAGATGTTGCGTCTGAATGTGGTGGAAGGAGGAAGTATGCCATACTGCAGAAAAAGGGAAAGTGGAAGGCCATATCTAAAGTTATGGCTGAGAGAGGGTGTTATGTATCGCCTCAGCAATGTGAAGATAAGTTCAATGATCTCAATAAGAGGTACAAGAGGCTCACAGATATTCTTGGTAGGGGCACATCTTGTAAGGTTGTGGAGAATCCAGCACTTTTGGAACATATGAATATCTCTGAAAAGTTGAAGGAGGATGCGAGGAAGATCTTGAGCTCAAAGCATCTGTTCTATGAGGAAATGTGCTCATATCATAATTGTAACCGGTTGAATTTACCTGAAGACCCAGCACTTCAACGATCACTGCAGCTGGCACTTCGAATTAGAGATGAGCATGACACAAAGAGGAGCTCGCATGAAGATGTTGATGAAGATGACCAAAGTGCTGATAGCGATGACGAGGAAGGTGATGCCGAAGAGCACAATGCTGTGCATGGCTTCCCAAAAAGGATGAAGCTTGGGGTGTACCATGAAGAACTGGCTTTTTCGAATTGTTCTGGTTCACGAGATTGTAACAGAAGTCTCCACCCTCAAGGTTTAACTGTAGATATGAACCAAGTTTTTTCAGAAGGATCCAAGTCCGCAATGATACCACAGCAGTGGGTTAGTTCTTACCCAATTCAGCTTGAAGAGAAGAGACTGCATATTCAAGCTCAGATGTTGGAGCTTGAGAGACAACGTTACAAGTGGCAAAGGTTTAGTAAGAAGAAAGACAGAGAACTAAACATCATGAGGATGGAAAATGAACGAATGGAGCTGGAGAATAAACGCTTATCCCTTGAACTACAAAAGAAAGAATTAGAGTTGAATCTTACTTTGAAGAAAACCCAGTGA